In Streptomyces sp. P9-A4, the genomic window GGTAGTCGTCGATCGAGCCGTCCGTGATGTAGAGGTCGCTGGACTGCTCGGGCGTGTAGCCGTTGCTCGCGGCCATCCTGCCGCCGACGGTCGCGAAGGCGTCCCGGTCGTCCTGGGTCATGCCGGTGGTGGTGTTCGCCGTCGTCCAGCCGAACGGCCAGAGCACCAGCTCGCTGTACGTGTGGAAGTCGATGGCCGCGGTGATCTGCTGCTTCCCGCCGATCACCCGCGAGCGCGCGAAGTCCGCGACGACCTTCACCTCGGGGGCGGAGGCGGGTGCCGCCCCGCGGTAGGTCTCCGAGCTCGTGGAGCCCGAGGAGCCGCCGCAGCAGGCCCACTTGAAGTCCCAGTTCCGGTTCAGGTCCGTACCGACGTACGAGGAGCCGGAGTTGGGCTGGCGGTTCTTGCGCCAGCTCCGGTAGGAGCCGCTCGCGATGTCGTACTCGCCGCCGTCCGGGTTGAGGTCCGGGACGATCCAGATCTCGCGGCCGTTCACCGCGTCGGTGATCCTGGGGTCGGTGCCGTAGCCCGCGCCGAGTTCGCGGATCAGGTAGAGCGCCATCTCGACGGTGAGGTGCTCGCGGGCGTGCTGGTGGTGGGTGAAGAGGACCTCGGGCTCGTTCTCGTCGGTGGCGACGTTGTCGCTGATCTTGATCGCGACGATGTCCCGGCCCTGGTACGACTTCCCGATGACCTGCTTGCGCATGAGGGACGGGTAGGCGGCGATGCGCTGGTCGATCTCCGCGCTCGCCTCCGCGTAGTTGTGGTACTTCGCGTCGGCGGACGGGAAGTCGAGCGGACCCGGCGCCGACCGGGCCGCCGTGCCCCGGTCCGGCGGCGCGGGGAGCGCGGTGGTGGCGTAGCCCAGCGCCTTGAGCCGCTTCAGCTGCTCGGCGTTCGCGCTGACCACCACCGAGCGGGCGTCGACCTCGTCGATCGAGACGCCGGTGGCGGCCAGCGCGGTGCGGGCGGCCGGGGTGGCGGGGCCGGCCACCTCGTACTGCCGGATCACCTCCTCGGCGCCGGAGGCGCCGGAACCGGCTGTGGTGGTGCGGGCGGCGGTCGGTGCCGGGTCGGCCCCGGCGGGGGTGGTCGCGAGGGCGGAGAGGGGCGCCGCGAGGGCGAGCGCCACGAGGGCCGCGAGGGTGGCGGACCTTCTGCCGCGGATGGGACGTCGCATGCTGTCTCCTGGGTGGGGAGTGTGGGGGTGTGCGACAAACTCGTGCGGGTGTCCGGGGCACATGGTGGAGCTGTGTCATGGCCCGGTCAAGGTGAGGAGTTCGGCCATACTGTCCGGCGTGGGGACCTTCATCGGCAGATACGTCATCGAGCACAAGCTGGGCGAAGGCGGCATGGGCACCGTCTACCTGGCCCGGTCGCGCGGCGGTCGCGCCGTCGCCGTCAAGGTCGCGAGGCCGGAACTCGCCGCCGACCCCTCCTTCCGCGAGCGCTTCCGCGCCGAGGTCGCCGCCGCCCGGCAGGTCGGCGGCTTCCACACCGCGCAGGTCGTCGACGCCGACCCCGAAGCCGAAGCGCCCTGGCTCGCCACCGCCTACATCCCGGGCCCCACCCTCTCCGGACTCCTCACCGCGAAGGGCCCCATGGGCGAGGAGGCGCTGCGCTCGCTCGGGGCCGCGCTCGCCGAGGCCCTGGAGGCCATCCACGCCTGCGGGCTCGTCCATCGCGACCTCAAGCCCGGCAACATCGTCATGGCCCCCGACGGTCCCCGCGTCCTCGACTTCGGCATCGCCC contains:
- a CDS encoding M14 family metallopeptidase — encoded protein: MRRPIRGRRSATLAALVALALAAPLSALATTPAGADPAPTAARTTTAGSGASGAEEVIRQYEVAGPATPAARTALAATGVSIDEVDARSVVVSANAEQLKRLKALGYATTALPAPPDRGTAARSAPGPLDFPSADAKYHNYAEASAEIDQRIAAYPSLMRKQVIGKSYQGRDIVAIKISDNVATDENEPEVLFTHHQHAREHLTVEMALYLIRELGAGYGTDPRITDAVNGREIWIVPDLNPDGGEYDIASGSYRSWRKNRQPNSGSSYVGTDLNRNWDFKWACCGGSSGSTSSETYRGAAPASAPEVKVVADFARSRVIGGKQQITAAIDFHTYSELVLWPFGWTTANTTTGMTQDDRDAFATVGGRMAASNGYTPEQSSDLYITDGSIDDYLWGTQKIFAYTFEMYPSSSSGGGFYPPDEVIERETSRNRDAVLQLLENADCMYRSIGKQAQYCAA